In Alkalihalobacillus sp. TS-13, the following are encoded in one genomic region:
- the nuoL gene encoding NADH-quinone oxidoreductase subunit L: MNPIIWLIPVLPLLSFVLLLLFGRRLKETSAHVGSTLTLGSLILSVVIFMGQWGGEPVKQTLEWLAIGDTVLTVGYEINPLNALMLVIVSLVSFLIQVYSKGYMHDDNRFPVFFAYLGLFTFAMLGLVVSPNLLQLYIFWELVGVGSFLLIGYYFYKNEAREAAKKAFIMTRIGDVGLFIGMILLFWQVGSFELDVIFDAVAAGDISQGWITLTAILIFIGAIGKSGQFPLHTWLPDAMEGPTPVSALIHAATMVAAGVYLVAATFPLFEASETAMTTVAVVGGFTAIFAATIGLAQADIKRVLAYSTVSQLGYMMLALGSSGYVAGIFHLTTHAFFKALLFLAAGSVIHAVHTQNIHEMGGLWKKMKWTAPLFLIGAMAISGVPLLSGFFSKDEILAATYADGRYGLFWIAVIAAFLTAFYMFRLFFLVFTGENRGKVKKVHESPGVMVFPMVVLGILAVVAGYINTPVAQVLGDYLAKNPYVEIHHHEAHWWIPVVATAVSLLGIFMAWLVYAKQKVRRLSEASPDFHYILLNKYFIDETYDYSFVKGTRGFSYFWYYIDRFVVEGVVQLVTGAVGWLSKISSKAQNGQVQLYGSVAFAGMAVLLLIVAWLGGYLT; the protein is encoded by the coding sequence ATGAACCCAATCATCTGGCTCATACCTGTGTTACCACTTCTATCCTTCGTCCTTCTCTTATTGTTTGGTCGTAGGTTGAAAGAAACATCAGCACACGTCGGCTCAACACTGACATTAGGCTCCCTTATTTTATCTGTCGTCATTTTCATGGGACAGTGGGGCGGAGAACCTGTAAAACAAACCCTTGAATGGCTTGCGATCGGAGACACTGTACTGACGGTCGGTTATGAAATCAATCCGTTGAACGCGCTTATGCTCGTCATCGTCTCGCTCGTCAGCTTTCTCATCCAGGTGTATTCCAAGGGTTATATGCATGACGACAATCGTTTTCCTGTCTTTTTTGCATACCTTGGCTTATTCACATTCGCGATGCTCGGGCTCGTTGTTTCACCGAACCTTTTGCAGCTCTATATTTTCTGGGAGCTTGTCGGTGTCGGTTCATTCCTGTTGATCGGGTACTACTTTTATAAAAATGAGGCACGTGAAGCAGCGAAGAAAGCCTTCATCATGACGCGTATCGGGGATGTCGGCCTGTTCATCGGGATGATCTTGCTATTCTGGCAGGTGGGAAGCTTTGAACTCGATGTCATCTTTGATGCAGTCGCAGCAGGAGATATTTCACAGGGCTGGATCACACTGACCGCGATTTTGATTTTCATCGGGGCAATCGGTAAATCAGGTCAATTCCCATTACATACATGGTTACCGGATGCGATGGAAGGTCCGACACCGGTTTCAGCTTTGATCCACGCAGCAACGATGGTTGCAGCTGGTGTGTATCTTGTCGCGGCTACATTCCCGCTATTCGAAGCGTCTGAAACGGCGATGACAACGGTCGCTGTCGTCGGTGGTTTTACTGCGATTTTTGCAGCAACAATCGGTCTTGCGCAGGCAGATATCAAACGTGTCCTAGCGTATTCCACAGTCAGTCAGCTTGGCTACATGATGCTTGCATTAGGATCCTCAGGCTATGTCGCCGGAATCTTCCATTTGACTACTCATGCATTTTTCAAAGCGCTCTTGTTCCTGGCAGCTGGAAGTGTCATCCATGCCGTACATACACAAAACATCCATGAAATGGGCGGCCTATGGAAGAAGATGAAATGGACAGCACCGTTGTTCTTGATCGGTGCGATGGCGATTTCAGGTGTACCTTTGTTGTCTGGCTTCTTCAGTAAGGATGAAATTTTAGCGGCAACCTATGCAGATGGCCGTTATGGATTATTCTGGATCGCAGTTATCGCGGCATTCTTGACTGCATTTTATATGTTCCGGCTGTTTTTCCTCGTCTTTACTGGCGAGAACCGCGGTAAAGTGAAAAAAGTCCACGAGTCACCGGGTGTCATGGTGTTCCCGATGGTTGTGCTCGGGATTTTGGCAGTGGTGGCAGGTTATATCAATACGCCGGTAGCGCAAGTGCTTGGTGATTATCTGGCGAAAAATCCTTATGTAGAAATACATCACCATGAGGCACACTGGTGGATCCCTGTTGTCGCCACAGCCGTTTCATTGCTGGGAATTTTCATGGCATGGCTCGTCTATGCAAAGCAAAAAGTGAGGAGGCTATCCGAAGCCTCACCGGATTTCCACTATATTTTATTGAACAAATACTTCATCGATGAAACGTACGATTATAGTTTTGTAAAAGGAACGAGAGGCTTCAGTTACTTCTGGTATTATATCGATCGCTTCGTCGTCGAAGGTGTCGTCCAGCTTGTAACTGGTGCTGTCGGGTGGTTGAGTAAAATCAGCTCGAAAGCCCAGAACGGACAGGTGCAGCTTTATGGATCGGTTGCGTTCGCCGGAATGGCTGTCCTGCTTCTCATCGTTGCCTGGTTAGGGGGGTACTTGACGTAA
- the nuoK gene encoding NADH-quinone oxidoreductase subunit NuoK, translating into MSSVPLSVYLVLALILFCIGLFGALTKRNAVIVLISIELMLNAVNINLVAFAKYGINPSITGQIFSLFTITVAAAEAAVGLAILIALYRNRKTVNVDEMDIMKR; encoded by the coding sequence ATGAGTAGTGTACCTTTATCCGTCTATCTCGTTCTTGCTCTGATCCTCTTTTGTATCGGACTTTTCGGAGCTTTGACGAAACGAAACGCCGTCATCGTCTTGATCTCCATCGAATTGATGTTGAACGCGGTGAACATCAACCTTGTCGCCTTTGCGAAATACGGCATCAATCCTAGTATCACGGGACAAATATTCTCCTTGTTTACGATTACCGTCGCTGCGGCTGAAGCTGCGGTAGGGCTTGCAATCCTTATTGCCCTCTACCGTAACCGTAAGACTGTAAACGTAGATGAGATGGACATAATGAAACGATAA
- a CDS encoding NADH-quinone oxidoreductase subunit J: MNGELILFFVLALVAIGSGVLMLNLTKVVHMVIALVFTFLSIAGLYVMLSAEFVAFVQILIYSGAITIIMLFGIMLTRHDDKTETKIGAPRMILVLTGIVVFFIVMFFQINDLSFGEQAVDLHVDNTEKIGIALYSKYVIPFELTSVLLLVALVGAIILAKRDDEKEGTEDNE; encoded by the coding sequence ATGAATGGTGAATTGATCTTATTCTTTGTTCTTGCACTCGTTGCAATAGGTAGCGGTGTACTGATGCTTAACCTGACGAAGGTCGTCCATATGGTGATCGCCCTCGTCTTCACTTTCCTCTCAATTGCAGGATTATATGTAATGCTGTCAGCGGAATTCGTCGCATTCGTGCAAATACTCATCTATTCTGGTGCGATCACGATTATCATGCTCTTCGGAATCATGCTGACGCGTCACGATGACAAGACCGAAACAAAGATTGGGGCACCGAGGATGATTCTGGTTTTGACAGGAATTGTCGTATTCTTCATCGTCATGTTTTTCCAAATCAATGATTTGAGCTTTGGTGAACAGGCGGTCGATCTGCACGTTGATAATACGGAAAAGATCGGAATCGCACTATATTCCAAATACGTCATTCCATTCGAATTGACCTCCGTCTTGCTTCTTGTAGCATTGGTCGGGGCAATTATTTTGGCGAAACGGGATGATGAAAAGGAGGGGACAGAGGACAATGAGTAG
- the nuoI gene encoding NADH-quinone oxidoreductase subunit NuoI, protein MKGLVKGLKYTLKNLTKQNVTYSYPDEPLEMPDRFRGIQKFYPEKCIVCNQCANICPTDCIELTGKKHPDPNKKGKIIDTYDINFEICILCDLCTEVCPTEAIVMTNNFELAEYSRDELFKNLEWLDENDTNVRKENKV, encoded by the coding sequence ATGAAAGGACTTGTAAAAGGGTTAAAATACACACTGAAAAACTTGACCAAACAGAACGTGACGTATTCGTATCCGGATGAACCGCTTGAGATGCCAGATCGTTTCCGGGGAATACAGAAATTCTATCCGGAAAAATGCATCGTCTGTAACCAATGTGCAAATATCTGCCCAACTGACTGTATTGAACTGACAGGCAAAAAGCACCCGGATCCGAATAAAAAAGGGAAGATCATCGATACGTATGATATCAATTTCGAAATCTGCATCCTTTGTGACCTTTGCACAGAAGTCTGTCCGACAGAAGCGATCGTCATGACAAACAATTTCGAGCTGGCAGAGTACAGCCGCGATGAGCTGTTCAAAAATCTTGAATGGCTCGACGAAAACGATACGAACGTAAGAAAGGAGAATAAGGTATGA
- the nuoH gene encoding NADH-quinone oxidoreductase subunit NuoH gives MMEDLLYSSPSLTNTLIFFGLGASLLMMVLGFVTYAILAERKVMGFMQLRIGPNRVGGPFGLLQTVADVLKLLLKEDTIPKAADRPLFMLAPVIAFAPAFMVLAVIPFSESLRFSDIGIGLLYYIAISGISTVGVLMGGWASNNKYALLGGMRSAAQMISYEVPLVMSVIGIILLTGSLNLITIVEAQESLAFLFVQPLAFAIFMIASVAELNRTPFDLPEAESELVAGYHVEYSGFRWAFFMLTEYVYLFAMASITTILFLGGWNPVPYLEFIPGIIWFALKFSVVVFFLIWLRATLPRMRADQLMSFGWKVLLPLALLNIFISAVIKEIWF, from the coding sequence ATGATGGAAGATTTGCTCTACTCATCACCTTCACTGACAAATACGCTGATCTTTTTCGGACTCGGTGCGAGCTTGCTCATGATGGTACTCGGATTTGTAACATATGCGATCTTAGCCGAGCGTAAAGTCATGGGATTCATGCAGCTCCGTATCGGACCGAATCGTGTCGGCGGACCGTTTGGATTGCTCCAGACGGTAGCTGACGTGCTCAAGCTATTATTGAAAGAGGATACGATTCCAAAAGCGGCAGATAGGCCTTTGTTTATGCTGGCTCCGGTGATTGCCTTTGCACCAGCGTTCATGGTGCTCGCTGTCATTCCATTTTCAGAGTCACTCCGATTTTCCGACATCGGAATCGGATTGCTTTATTACATCGCGATTTCCGGCATCTCTACGGTTGGTGTCCTGATGGGCGGGTGGGCTTCGAATAACAAATATGCGCTGTTAGGCGGTATGCGTTCTGCAGCCCAGATGATTTCCTATGAAGTACCGCTCGTCATGTCGGTAATCGGGATCATCCTTCTTACTGGAAGTTTGAATCTGATTACGATCGTCGAAGCGCAGGAAAGCCTTGCATTTCTATTCGTTCAGCCGCTCGCATTCGCGATTTTCATGATCGCGTCAGTTGCAGAATTGAACCGGACACCGTTCGACTTGCCAGAAGCAGAATCTGAGCTTGTAGCAGGTTATCACGTCGAATATTCCGGATTCAGATGGGCGTTTTTCATGCTTACAGAATATGTCTATTTGTTTGCGATGGCATCGATTACGACAATCCTTTTCTTAGGTGGATGGAATCCGGTGCCGTATCTTGAATTCATTCCAGGAATCATCTGGTTCGCGCTTAAATTCAGCGTGGTCGTTTTCTTCCTGATCTGGCTGCGTGCCACCTTACCACGTATGCGCGCCGATCAGCTCATGTCATTCGGATGGAAAGTACTATTGCCGTTAGCACTGCTTAACATTTTTATCAGCGCGGTGATCAAGGAAATCTGGTTCTAA
- a CDS encoding NADH-quinone oxidoreductase subunit D, protein MIRTEEMLLNVGPQHPSTHGVFRIVLKIDGEIIKEATPVIGYLHRGTEKLAEDLQYTQIIPYTDRMDYLSAMTNNYILCHAVETMMDMEIPERADYLRVLVMELGRIASHLVWFGTYLLDIGALSPFLYAFREREMIINLLNEISGARLTFNYMRVGGVKWDAPEGWIEKVEEFIPHMRKELAGYHDLVSGNEIFLNRVRGVGKYTKQEALAYSLSGANLRCTGVDWDLRKKEPYSIYDRFDFEVPVFDGGDAWSRYKCRMAEIEESIKIVEQAVEQFPKEGDIMAKVPRIIKPPAGETYVRIESPRGEIGCYISSEGKKEPYRLKFRRPSFYNLQILPKLLKGENIANLITILGGIDIVLGEVDG, encoded by the coding sequence ATGATTCGTACAGAAGAAATGCTGCTTAATGTTGGACCTCAGCATCCAAGTACCCACGGCGTGTTCCGGATCGTGTTGAAAATCGATGGAGAAATCATCAAGGAAGCGACGCCTGTGATCGGTTACCTCCACCGTGGAACGGAAAAGCTCGCTGAAGACCTGCAATATACACAGATCATTCCGTATACCGACCGGATGGACTATCTATCAGCGATGACGAACAACTATATCCTCTGTCACGCAGTCGAGACGATGATGGACATGGAGATTCCTGAGCGTGCGGACTATTTACGCGTCCTCGTGATGGAGCTGGGTCGTATTGCAAGTCATCTCGTTTGGTTCGGTACATATTTACTTGATATCGGTGCATTGAGCCCGTTCTTATACGCATTCCGTGAACGGGAGATGATCATCAATTTACTTAACGAAATCTCGGGTGCGCGCCTGACGTTCAATTACATGCGTGTCGGCGGCGTGAAATGGGACGCGCCGGAAGGCTGGATCGAGAAAGTCGAAGAATTCATCCCGCACATGCGTAAAGAGCTTGCGGGTTACCATGATCTTGTCAGCGGAAACGAAATCTTCCTCAACCGTGTACGCGGTGTCGGGAAGTATACGAAACAAGAAGCACTAGCGTATTCCCTGAGCGGTGCGAACCTCCGCTGTACGGGCGTCGATTGGGACCTTCGTAAAAAAGAACCTTATTCCATCTACGATCGTTTCGATTTCGAGGTCCCTGTATTTGACGGCGGGGATGCCTGGTCCCGTTATAAGTGCCGCATGGCTGAAATCGAAGAGTCGATCAAAATCGTCGAGCAGGCTGTTGAACAATTCCCGAAAGAAGGGGACATCATGGCGAAGGTTCCGCGGATCATAAAGCCGCCTGCAGGCGAGACCTACGTACGTATTGAATCACCCAGGGGAGAAATCGGGTGTTATATTTCATCCGAAGGAAAGAAGGAACCATATCGTTTGAAGTTCAGAAGACCCTCCTTCTATAACCTGCAGATTTTACCGAAGCTGTTGAAGGGTGAGAATATCGCTAACTTGATCACGATCCTTGGCGGTATCGACATTGTACTCGGGGAGGTGGACGGCTGA
- a CDS encoding NADH-quinone oxidoreductase subunit C: MSDQEKPFSEMTEEEKAEAKRKAVEEAKRKAAEKKAAKDAGASGAAEKPVAEMSEEEKAEAKRKAVEEAKRKAAEKKAAKDAGASGAAEKPVAEMTEEEKAEAKRKAVEEAKRKAAEKKAAKDAGASGAAEKPVAEMSEEEKAEAKRKAVEEAKRKAAEKKAAKDAGAPGVAEKPVAEMSEEEKAEAKRKAVEEAKRKAAERKAAKEAAEPSSDKAKAAAAAKAKAAAAAKAKAAKSGGGAGDDEKAKAIAAAKAKAAAAAKAKSAAGGAGAKTAEPAEEKPSPNQPLLDKYVKTIKDNLGEDILEESYINRLAKDVPTLIVKRERFYKLAEFLKHNEQLNFEYVSELHGTDFETHMEVYTHLYSFKNNQPVAVKVKLDRDNPEVASVTPVWPGANWPEREAYDLLGICFTGHPNLTRILMPDDWVGYPMRKDYEPYDVEV; the protein is encoded by the coding sequence ATGAGTGATCAAGAGAAACCATTCTCCGAAATGACGGAAGAAGAGAAAGCGGAAGCGAAGCGTAAAGCGGTCGAAGAGGCGAAGCGCAAGGCAGCCGAGAAAAAAGCGGCGAAGGATGCAGGAGCGTCCGGAGCAGCAGAAAAGCCGGTCGCCGAAATGTCCGAAGAAGAGAAAGCTGAAGCAAAACGAAAAGCGGTCGAAGAGGCGAAACGCAAAGCTGCTGAGAAAAAAGCGGCGAAAGATGCAGGAGCGTCCGGAGCAGCAGAAAAGCCGGTCGCCGAAATGACGGAAGAAGAGAAGGCTGAAGCAAAACGAAAAGCGGTCGAAGAGGCGAAGCGCAAGGCTGCTGAGAAAAAAGCGGCGAAGGATGCAGGAGCGTCCGGAGCAGCAGAAAAGCCGGTCGCCGAAATGTCCGAAGAAGAGAAGGCTGAAGCAAAACGAAAAGCGGTCGAAGAGGCGAAACGCAAAGCTGCTGAGAAAAAAGCGGCGAAAGATGCAGGAGCGCCAGGAGTAGCAGAAAAGCCGGTCGCCGAAATGTCCGAAGAAGAGAAGGCCGAAGCAAAACGAAAAGCTGTCGAAGAGGCGAAACGTAAAGCAGCCGAGCGAAAGGCTGCGAAGGAAGCAGCAGAACCGTCCTCAGATAAGGCAAAAGCCGCCGCTGCAGCAAAAGCCAAAGCCGCCGCTGCCGCGAAAGCGAAAGCCGCCAAGTCAGGCGGTGGAGCTGGGGATGATGAAAAAGCGAAGGCGATCGCTGCAGCAAAAGCCAAAGCTGCCGCAGCCGCAAAAGCAAAATCAGCAGCTGGTGGAGCAGGAGCGAAGACCGCTGAACCAGCTGAAGAGAAGCCATCACCAAACCAGCCCCTCCTGGATAAATATGTGAAGACGATCAAGGATAACCTTGGTGAAGACATTCTGGAAGAGTCCTATATTAACAGACTTGCAAAGGACGTACCCACCCTCATCGTCAAACGGGAGAGGTTTTATAAATTAGCAGAATTCCTGAAGCATAATGAACAACTGAATTTTGAATACGTAAGCGAATTGCATGGAACCGATTTTGAAACGCATATGGAAGTCTATACCCATCTTTATTCCTTTAAAAATAATCAGCCGGTTGCGGTGAAAGTGAAGCTGGACCGTGACAATCCGGAAGTCGCATCTGTGACACCGGTGTGGCCTGGAGCGAATTGGCCGGAGCGTGAAGCGTATGATTTGCTCGGAATCTGTTTTACCGGACACCCGAACTTGACGCGGATCCTGATGCCAGATGATTGGGTCGGATACCCGATGCGAAAAGATTATGAACCATACGATGTGGAGGTGTAA
- a CDS encoding NADH-quinone oxidoreductase subunit B family protein, which yields MDVKLEQITPEERQELSKNVFFVTLEQVKAWARSNSLWPLTFGLACCAIEMMGTGASHYDLDRFGSFFRTSPRQSDVMIVSGTVTKKMAPVLKRLYDQMPEPKWVIAMGSCATAGGPYIKSYAVVKGVDQVVPVDVYIPGCPPNPAALIYGINKLQEKIRYEAKTGKRVTEK from the coding sequence ATGGATGTAAAATTGGAACAGATTACCCCAGAAGAACGACAAGAGCTCTCCAAAAATGTATTTTTCGTCACACTCGAACAGGTGAAGGCATGGGCAAGAAGCAACTCCCTTTGGCCTCTTACGTTCGGGTTAGCTTGCTGTGCAATTGAAATGATGGGGACTGGTGCCTCGCATTATGACCTGGACCGCTTCGGCTCATTTTTCCGTACTTCCCCACGACAATCTGATGTCATGATCGTATCTGGGACGGTTACGAAAAAAATGGCGCCTGTACTGAAGCGTCTCTATGACCAGATGCCAGAGCCGAAATGGGTGATTGCGATGGGCTCTTGCGCAACAGCAGGCGGACCATACATAAAATCGTATGCTGTTGTAAAAGGGGTCGACCAGGTTGTCCCTGTCGATGTCTATATTCCCGGCTGCCCTCCGAATCCTGCTGCATTAATCTATGGAATTAACAAACTACAAGAAAAAATCCGCTATGAAGCTAAGACTGGGAAGCGGGTGACGGAAAAATGA
- a CDS encoding NADH-quinone oxidoreductase subunit A, whose amino-acid sequence MELYHLYQNNYLVVLMFLLLGILLPVVALTAGKILRPTKPTKEKQTTYESGIEPFHQSWVQYNVRYYIFALLFVIFDVETVFLYPWAVAYDKLGIFALIEMAIFIVMLLIGLIYAWKKKVLKWM is encoded by the coding sequence ATGGAGCTCTATCACTTGTATCAAAACAACTACCTGGTCGTTTTGATGTTCCTGCTATTAGGCATCCTTTTACCTGTTGTCGCTTTGACTGCCGGTAAGATCCTGCGACCGACAAAGCCGACGAAAGAAAAACAAACAACCTATGAAAGTGGTATCGAGCCCTTTCATCAAAGTTGGGTGCAATACAATGTCCGTTACTACATATTCGCCTTGCTGTTCGTTATTTTTGATGTAGAAACGGTGTTCTTATATCCGTGGGCCGTCGCTTATGATAAGCTCGGGATTTTTGCTCTGATCGAAATGGCGATCTTCATCGTCATGTTATTGATCGGACTCATCTATGCGTGGAAGAAGAAGGTGTTAAAATGGATGTAA
- a CDS encoding MerR family transcriptional regulator, with protein MSVDEGSYRERKVIVIGVVKELTGLSERQIRYYEERKLIFPERTAKGTRKYSFSDVETLMEIANKREDGVQTNEIKKEMVSKKKLKKDLVKEEMIRGQLNAHFRNNR; from the coding sequence ATGTCTGTAGATGAAGGTTCTTATAGAGAGAGAAAAGTGATTGTGATCGGTGTAGTGAAAGAACTTACGGGATTGAGTGAACGTCAGATCCGCTATTATGAAGAACGCAAACTGATTTTTCCTGAAAGAACGGCCAAAGGTACTCGTAAATATTCATTTTCAGACGTAGAAACACTTATGGAGATCGCAAACAAAAGAGAGGACGGCGTCCAGACGAACGAAATCAAGAAAGAAATGGTATCGAAGAAAAAGCTGAAAAAGGATCTGGTGAAAGAGGAAATGATCCGTGGACAGTTGAATGCACACTTCCGTAACAACCGATGA
- a CDS encoding CidA/LrgA family protein — protein MIIQFLWQFTLIASALFLGSFVVSLFHLPLPGSIAGMFLLLIFLLTGVIKLDWVERAANFQLRHMTLLFIPPVIGGVMYIHLLEKEIWKLILILGLSSLTIILATGTVVQWYEKLRRRQKE, from the coding sequence ATGATTATCCAGTTTCTCTGGCAATTCACACTTATAGCATCCGCCTTATTCCTTGGATCTTTCGTTGTTTCACTATTCCATCTGCCTTTGCCGGGTAGCATCGCCGGAATGTTTCTGCTTCTTATTTTTCTTTTGACGGGCGTAATCAAGCTTGATTGGGTGGAAAGAGCAGCGAATTTCCAATTACGGCATATGACGCTATTGTTCATTCCACCTGTAATCGGGGGTGTCATGTATATCCACTTACTCGAAAAAGAAATATGGAAGCTGATCTTGATTCTAGGTTTAAGCAGTCTCACCATCATTTTAGCAACCGGTACTGTTGTCCAATGGTATGAAAAATTACGAAGGAGGCAAAAAGAATGA
- a CDS encoding LrgB family protein: MTFVFGKVLFTTLITYIAYLLGLKLYEKYNRKSWLNPLYTVSLFLVCFLPLLHVDYQSYQEGVDLFSFLMQTAIVSLAIPLFKQWPLLKRNIKKIGIAIVSGSLAGLTTTLALAGLFKINAEMLASLTPKAATLPIALSVSDKIGGEASLTVLFVLSSAVFSFICGPKVLELFNITSKAARGLAMGASAQALGASKCLQWGEEEGAMGSVGMTTTAIFISVLTPVSILLL, encoded by the coding sequence ATGACTTTTGTTTTCGGAAAAGTTTTGTTTACGACTTTGATCACCTATATTGCCTATCTGCTTGGTTTGAAACTCTATGAAAAATACAATCGTAAAAGCTGGCTCAATCCTTTATATACGGTATCACTTTTTCTCGTTTGTTTTCTTCCATTGTTACATGTGGATTATCAAAGCTATCAGGAGGGAGTGGATCTCTTTTCGTTCTTGATGCAAACAGCGATCGTATCACTCGCGATTCCATTGTTCAAACAGTGGCCGCTGTTGAAGAGGAACATTAAGAAAATCGGAATCGCAATCGTCTCAGGGAGTTTAGCAGGACTCACGACAACGCTTGCACTTGCGGGGCTTTTTAAAATCAATGCTGAAATGCTCGCTTCTCTTACCCCAAAGGCGGCCACGTTACCAATCGCTTTGTCGGTTTCAGATAAAATCGGCGGTGAAGCTTCGTTGACAGTCTTGTTCGTACTATCATCTGCGGTATTCTCGTTCATCTGCGGTCCAAAAGTGCTGGAGCTTTTCAATATTACAAGCAAGGCGGCGAGAGGTTTGGCGATGGGCGCTTCCGCACAAGCACTTGGGGCGAGCAAATGCCTGCAATGGGGTGAGGAAGAAGGCGCAATGGGGAGCGTCGGCATGACAACGACAGCGATTTTCATTTCGGTTCTGACTCCGGTATCCATTTTATTATTGTAA
- a CDS encoding Fur-regulated basic protein FbpA, producing the protein MAGYLRKSLDRVKHHYISQLLNAGYYKSSDRQLYELTLKELEKEFKMMQLREMNKRKHGLG; encoded by the coding sequence ATGGCTGGATATCTAAGGAAAAGTCTTGATCGTGTGAAACATCACTATATCAGCCAGCTCTTGAACGCTGGTTACTACAAATCAAGTGATCGGCAGCTTTATGAACTCACTCTGAAGGAACTGGAAAAGGAATTCAAGATGATGCAGTTAAGAGAGATGAACAAAAGAAAACATGGGCTGGGTTAA
- a CDS encoding chromate transporter has product MIYWHIFLAFFIPGILGYGGGPASIPLVENEVVDRYGWMSTEEFSEVLALGNALPGPIATKMAGYIGYAEAGWLGAAVGVFATVAPSLLLMIILLKVLMKYKDSEKVKRMTVMVRPAIAVLLGVMAYQFFVSAYGGSGVLQTVLLIAASYLFLVRLRIHPAFVIAGALIYGGIFL; this is encoded by the coding sequence ATGATCTACTGGCATATCTTTTTAGCGTTTTTCATACCAGGTATCCTTGGCTATGGAGGTGGTCCTGCATCGATTCCGTTGGTTGAAAATGAAGTCGTTGACCGATATGGCTGGATGTCGACAGAGGAATTCAGTGAAGTTTTAGCACTTGGAAATGCACTTCCTGGCCCAATCGCGACTAAAATGGCGGGTTACATCGGTTATGCAGAAGCTGGATGGCTAGGTGCTGCCGTTGGAGTCTTCGCTACAGTCGCGCCATCGCTCCTTTTGATGATCATCCTTTTGAAAGTATTGATGAAATATAAGGATTCCGAAAAAGTAAAGCGGATGACGGTGATGGTAAGACCGGCAATCGCTGTGTTGCTTGGTGTCATGGCGTATCAGTTTTTTGTGAGTGCCTATGGAGGCTCTGGGGTCCTGCAAACGGTGCTCCTTATTGCTGCGAGCTATCTGTTTCTGGTCAGACTCAGGATCCATCCGGCATTCGTCATTGCCGGAGCACTCATCTATGGCGGAATCTTTTTATAA
- a CDS encoding chromate transporter has product MAFFRVGIFGYGGGPSSIPLVHKEVVEHYGWFTDDEFGDLLALGNTLPGPIATKLAGYIGYRVAGTMGMINAVLATILPSILAMIALLTTLSMYKDKTWVQGMTKAVVPVVGFMLAQLTWQFTKKSKAGLGWVQALVIIALSLVLMEFANVHPGIIIGILLLYAWFGTRESSENDDEAKKASGAS; this is encoded by the coding sequence ATGGCCTTTTTCCGAGTCGGTATTTTCGGCTATGGAGGGGGGCCTTCCTCCATTCCGCTCGTCCATAAAGAGGTTGTTGAGCATTACGGGTGGTTTACGGATGATGAATTCGGGGATTTGCTTGCCCTCGGTAATACGCTTCCAGGGCCGATTGCGACGAAACTTGCGGGCTATATCGGGTACCGGGTTGCTGGCACGATGGGAATGATCAATGCCGTTTTAGCAACTATTTTACCTTCCATTCTAGCGATGATCGCTCTATTGACGACCCTCAGTATGTATAAAGACAAAACTTGGGTGCAAGGAATGACCAAGGCTGTGGTTCCTGTCGTCGGGTTCATGCTCGCCCAGTTGACCTGGCAATTCACGAAAAAATCGAAAGCTGGTTTAGGATGGGTACAGGCGCTTGTTATCATCGCACTTTCTTTAGTACTGATGGAATTCGCCAACGTCCACCCAGGAATTATCATCGGAATTCTTCTATTATATGCCTGGTTCGGAACACGAGAATCATCCGAAAATGATGATGAAGCGAAGAAAGCGAGTGGTGCATCATGA